From a single Balearica regulorum gibbericeps isolate bBalReg1 chromosome 11, bBalReg1.pri, whole genome shotgun sequence genomic region:
- the VGLL1 gene encoding transcription cofactor vestigial-like protein 1 isoform X1 has product MKYFKLNSISLTGLFFGVFGRRCWLLKMEETRKLSPKPCKSKEAVKTEWGSQSVVFTYFQGDINSVVDEHFSRALSNAKNPQDLSTKHKGETVVLKNVDNMSPHQWNFSSHCSKPYPSSSATSMSNSGLNFSAAGMAGQYQPPALRSHPTQPADLWSFPSIGTPSLASSVYHHALPDLHVVDEPISDRKYGSLLGLLQQERCLTSMQECTMKQHSSSACMTGPARFQNISQSSVPGGERKASSYQGSENPSVSHATAGIQIHDRRRDLYF; this is encoded by the exons ATGAAATACTTTAAGTTGAACAGTATTTCTTTGACTGgtctgttttttggggtttttggcaGGCGCTGTTGGTtattgaaaatggaagaaacaagGAAGCTCTCTCCAAAGCCGTGTAAAAGCAAAGaagctgtgaaaacagaatgGGGGTCTCAGAGTGTTGTATTTACATATTTCCAAGGGGATATTAACAGTGTGGTAGATGAACATTTTTCTAGAGCTCTAAGCAATGCCAAGAACCCACAAGACCTGAGCACAAAGCACAAAGGCGAGACTGTTGTGCTGAAGAATG taGATAACATGTCTCCCCATCAGTGGAATTTCTCTTCACATTGCTCCAAACCATATCCGTCATCATCTGCAACAAGCATGTCAAATTCTGGTCTCAATTTTTCTGCTGCCGGTATGGCAGGCCAGTACCAGCCACCAGCTCTGCGGAGTCATCCAACTCAACCTGCAGATTTATGGTCCTTCCCTTCGATTGGGACTCCCAGCCTTGCCAGTTCGGTATATCATCATGCCTTGCCTGACCTGCACGTGGTAGATGAACCAATCTCTGACAGGAAATACGGTTCTCTTCTTGGTCTCCTGCAACAGGAAAGGTGCCTAACATCCATGCAAGAATGTACCATGAAGCAACACTCAAGTTCTGCTTGTATGACTGGACCTGCTAGGTTTCAAAATATAAGTCAAAGTTCAGTTCCTGGGGGAG agaggaaaGCAAGCTCTTACCAAGGCTCAGAAAATCCCAGTGTAAGCCATGCCACTGCAG GTATTCAGATTCATGACAGAAGACGAGATTTATACTTCTAG
- the VGLL1 gene encoding transcription cofactor vestigial-like protein 1 isoform X2 translates to MKYFKLNSISLTGLFFGVFGRRCWLLKMEETRKLSPKPCKSKEAVKTEWGSQSVVFTYFQGDINSVVDEHFSRALSNAKNPQDLSTKHKGETVVLKNDNMSPHQWNFSSHCSKPYPSSSATSMSNSGLNFSAAGMAGQYQPPALRSHPTQPADLWSFPSIGTPSLASSVYHHALPDLHVVDEPISDRKYGSLLGLLQQERCLTSMQECTMKQHSSSACMTGPARFQNISQSSVPGGERKASSYQGSENPSVSHATAGIQIHDRRRDLYF, encoded by the exons ATGAAATACTTTAAGTTGAACAGTATTTCTTTGACTGgtctgttttttggggtttttggcaGGCGCTGTTGGTtattgaaaatggaagaaacaagGAAGCTCTCTCCAAAGCCGTGTAAAAGCAAAGaagctgtgaaaacagaatgGGGGTCTCAGAGTGTTGTATTTACATATTTCCAAGGGGATATTAACAGTGTGGTAGATGAACATTTTTCTAGAGCTCTAAGCAATGCCAAGAACCCACAAGACCTGAGCACAAAGCACAAAGGCGAGACTGTTGTGCTGAAGAATG ATAACATGTCTCCCCATCAGTGGAATTTCTCTTCACATTGCTCCAAACCATATCCGTCATCATCTGCAACAAGCATGTCAAATTCTGGTCTCAATTTTTCTGCTGCCGGTATGGCAGGCCAGTACCAGCCACCAGCTCTGCGGAGTCATCCAACTCAACCTGCAGATTTATGGTCCTTCCCTTCGATTGGGACTCCCAGCCTTGCCAGTTCGGTATATCATCATGCCTTGCCTGACCTGCACGTGGTAGATGAACCAATCTCTGACAGGAAATACGGTTCTCTTCTTGGTCTCCTGCAACAGGAAAGGTGCCTAACATCCATGCAAGAATGTACCATGAAGCAACACTCAAGTTCTGCTTGTATGACTGGACCTGCTAGGTTTCAAAATATAAGTCAAAGTTCAGTTCCTGGGGGAG agaggaaaGCAAGCTCTTACCAAGGCTCAGAAAATCCCAGTGTAAGCCATGCCACTGCAG GTATTCAGATTCATGACAGAAGACGAGATTTATACTTCTAG